In Pseudorasbora parva isolate DD20220531a chromosome 1, ASM2467924v1, whole genome shotgun sequence, the DNA window ATCCTGGAAGAATGGCTCAAAATCATAGAACAGTGTGTCATAAAgctcatatacactcacctaaaggattattagaaacaccatactaatactgtggtTGACCCCCTtgtgccttcagaactgctttaattctatgtggcattgattcaacaaggtgctgaaagcattctttagaaatgttggcccatattgacaGGATAGCATCTttaatggagatttgtgggataaACTTTTAGTGCACAAAGCTcttgttccaccacatcccaaagatgctgtATTgtgattgagatctggtgactgtgggggccattttagtacagtgaactcattgtcatgttcaagaaatcaatttgaaatgattcgagctttgtgacatggtgcattatcctgcttcAAGTAGCCattagaggatgggtacatggtggtcataaagagatggacatttaaatgatgcccaattggcactaaggggcctaaagtgtgacAAGAaaaatcccccacaccattacaccaccaccagcagcctgcacagtggtaacaaggcatgatggatccatgctctcattctgtttacgccaaattctgactctaccatctgaatgtctcaacagaaatcgacactcatcagaccaggcaacatttttactggatgtttttcccgtttcacaccattctttgtaaaccctagagatggttgtgtgtgaaaatcccagtaactgagcagattgtgaaatactcagaccggcccgtctgtcactaacaaccatgccacgctaaAAATTGCTTAtatcacctttctttccaatTCTGACAtccagtttggagttcaggaaattgtcttgaccaggaccacacccctaaatgcactgaagcaactgccatgtcattagttgattagataattgcattaatgagaaattgaccaggtgttcctaataatcctttaggtgattgTATATTCAGGCTATCCCAGAATATTCATATTTGTAATATGTACTTTCAAGTGCTATATATtactttttatataaatattacacaaaAGGTATTATATATGTACAAATAGATGCCACAGTCACCTGGTAACATGAGACGGAAGATGCAAGTTGAAAGCAAAGACAAAAGGCTTTACTTAAGCAATGGACTTGTCCGCTGTGTagcttttctctctctcaaatGAATCACAAAGCAGCAACAGTTTAAGCATCTCACATTATACGCTTCTGAACCTTTTTTAAGGCTCTTCAGTGACTTTTGTAATTACAGTGTTTAAATAATTTAGGTTTAAGTTATTGTTTTTCACAGTCAGATTACAGATAGTGAGGTGGAAGTAAGCCACATGTGAAAATAGCTGTGACAgcaatacaaaatgtaaaagcagcaaaatgtgcactgagacATTTTCACTTTGCTCTAACAACATGCTTGTGTTACTCCAAAACAATGACTGAATTTGATGCAATACAAAATCATGTGTTGGAGTCAGAGCTGCCGTCTGGGAGACTTAGCTCAACTCTAGAACtgtaattttcacaaaataCCAAAATAGCTACTTAAAACCTTGGCCCCAGCATAGATTGTACAGTTGTAGTACAAGAACAATACAGTGCaacaataaatattatattattaataatattaatataatataataatatttaatctttatttaatatttagtataaataatatttataacatatTATAACATATAgtgtaaatgaatgtgttaaaTACCACAACGGGTCAAATTAATGCTATGCTTATCAACTTCCAGTCGTCTGGTTTAATTAAATAGCTTATGATTTGCAAAGGTATCattgttatgactttacttgaggCACATGACCGTTAACTAAtgcataattaatttaaaacccataaccacaatgatATGTTAACCAATaatcatgtgcctcaacaagtaaagtatAACACTTTTTATTAATAACAATTCATATATTATTGAAACTATTAATCATATAGAATGTtaattagttgctgatgcagtaatcattaataaatggtttagttcttcataaGTAACTTGTGATTATCTGTGcaaaagtgttaccaataatcTCTCAAGAGGTTTATATGATTCATTTAGCTGATGATTTTATCTAAAGCTTTAGTTAATGCAACCCTGGAACTAAAATTTACTGAATATTGCTGTATGATAGATTATGacatattttcaaaaatgcTGGATTGTGTCTGACACTTTTTGTTTCTTGAAGGCCACTGAGTCGTCATCAAGCTGTCATGATGATGTGAGTTTTTAGTTAATTTAAGGACTTGAAGTGAAGAGAAGATTCTCTATCTATATTTGCCTCTCTCAGGGTTGGTAGATCATCAGAAATTTTAGATCCAACCCCAGACACAGGATTCTGTAGATATGGGTTTTATCTGGTATCCAAAACCTGTCAACCTGTCTTGTCTCATACCCAAAATCATGCTAAATTAATTGTCTTTTCTTGTACCCAACACTGTAGCTGTCTTCTATCAGTCTTAGAGAAAGAGAAAGCCAGAGGAGAGCAGAAGCAGGAGACAAAGTAATGGTAATAATACACTATATtgacaaaagtattgggacacccatCCAAATAAATTctggtgttccaatcacttccatgtcCACGGGTGCacaaaatcaagcacctaggcatgaaGACTGcctctacaaacatttgtgaaagaatgggttgctCTCAGTTATTTTAAGCGTGGTACCATGATAGGTTGCCTCCTGTGTTATAAGTCCATGTGTGAActgctaaatattccacggtcaactgttagtggtattataacaaagtggaaatAATTGGGAACCAcaacaactcagccacaaagtggcgGGCCACGTAAAATCGCAGAGCAGGGGCAGCGCATTCTGAGGTGCACAGTGAGCAGAAGTCACCAATTTTCtgcagtcaatagctacagacctccaaactttgtgtggccttaaGATTAGccaacagtgcgtagagagcttcatcaTGGAATGGGCCTCCAttgccgagcagctgcatccaagccttatatCACCAACTGCAATCCAAagcgtcggatgcagtggtgtaaagcaggCATTCTCAACCTTGGTCCTTGAGtgactgtcctgcagagtttaccTCCAACCCTaagcacacctgaaccagctaatcgaGATCTCCAGGATTATTATAAAGTTACGGGCAGGTGAGTTAATCAAGGTTGGAgttaaactctgcaggaaagtgGGCTTCAAGGACCAAGGTTGAGACGCTGCCActagactctagagcagtggagacacaTTCTTTGGAGTGACGattcacacttctctgtctgcaatccgatggacgagtctgggtttggcggttgccaggagaacggtattggcctgactgcattgtgccaagtgtaaagtttggtggatggggattatgttttttttttttttttcaggggttgggcttggccccctATAGTTTCATTGAaatgaactcttaatgcttcagtataccaagacattttgaacaatttcatgctcccaacttcccgccccttcctgttccacaCGAAAATGcatcagtgcacaaagcaaggtccataaagacacggatgagcgagtttggggTGGAGGAATTTGACTGGCCATCAATGCTCAGACTTCAAGCATTTTCATACCAGACTGCTTCACGACAACATCCTATAAAATTCTATGAAAATTCTTCTTAGCTAGCTCTTATTTGTGAAGAAAAACATTCCACATTCCATGAAACCCCACAtcataatatttgtaaaaaaaaagtattgcaacTATTATTTGAAtaagtataaataaaaaataaaaataaaaatggtgtGGTAGATAAATCAAATGACAAGCATAGGCTACttgaaatattaattatatttatgaaaattaacaaaataaaacatttttttatgttgctCTCTTAAACACAAAACGTGCTTCGACTGATGATGACAGCTAGAGAGTCAAGATAATCGGGAGTCATTGTGCTTTTTGTTCTGAGAATGTCAgcattgtgctttttttgtagaATTGAGCAAGGCCTACTGTTTGATTAGAATGAAGTCTCATTTTGTAACACACTGATATGCTGAAGTTCTGCGGGGGTTTTTTTCATACATTAGGCTATGCACAAATCTAAATCTTGGGAGAGAGAAAAACGTAATGTAAGGAGTTAAGAGATACGACAATCAAAAGTGTCGATATCATTCTCTTTTCAAGCGGCGCAATGGCTCCACCTCCTGGTAAAACAGAAGAAGAGCATTTCTGCCTGCATCGAATCTGCGACAGTCgatctcaaaatattgaaaCAGCGGCGTGCCGGTACGATCAAGCgtcacagacagagacagaggacCATGACAGACCTCAAAACGAGCAAAGAGCAGAAGTATGATCGACAGCTCAGGTATAAATCagtctgtttatttttttttaaaccacagAATAATACAGTATGCTCAATGAATCTTTTTCAGCATTCGTTTTAGCCTTTCGTAGTAACGTTGACATAAATAGAGGCCCAACGACCATGGCAAGAGCTTTAATCATGTATTTCATTCTTTAATTTATTACACTATCACAGCAACATAATCTATCAGTCTAACTCCATAGCCTGATAACAACCTATCTGATCAGAAACCAGATGTATTAATCTGCTTGACTGTTGTCTGTGCATTTCTCAGATTTGTATAGCTATAATATAATTACTGATACTGGTCATTGATTTGTTGTTAACGTTACATGTTTGTTTGTATCAGGTTGTGGGGGGATCATGGGCAGGAAGCACTTGAAAATGCCCATGTGTGTCTCATCAACGCAACTGCATCTGGCACTGAAATACTCAAGAACCTTGTTTTGCCAGGTATCAGTGTTTCCCATCATACACTTCAAATCATCACACTGACAATCTGTGTGGATTATTGTGTTAACATGATATTTTTTTGGCTTTCCTTTCTAGGAATCGGAGCATTTACCATAGTCGATGGGCATAAAGTATCAGGGGAGGATGTTGGAAACaagtacatttatttaatcataatCTCAATCAGATTTTAAATTTAAGAAATATAGTTTGATATATGGATAAATATTTAACTTCATTGCATAGTGTAGAAAATGCTTCTGCAGTCATGGTCATACTTTTATCTATTCTGCAGCTTTTTTCTCAGCAACAACAGTATTGGGAAGGTGAGCATAGCTGTATTATGTGTCATTTAAAATACTTTCCATTCTAGtgtttcatattttaaataatgttgttCTTATTTTCAGAACAGGGCTCAGGCTGCTACCGAACTGCTGCTGGAGCTCAACAGTGATGTGTCAGGAAACTTTGTTGAAGAGGTAAGTGTTAATGTCATAACATTTATTGTTTTACTGTCAGTATTAACACCAGGGGTCCATTCTTCATGTCGgtaactcagttagctggatttgattgttgacgatTTGGCATTATTTTGTATTGTTCGGTTCTTtgaagctcatcctggacttgttGTCGTATTAACAGGTCCGTAAGCTTAAACCTGCTCCAGGGAAgtttatttcatgtaaacaggattagattgtGGCTTTTTAAGCAACGTTGgtacttaaaatctgtcccagccgCTACAATTTATTATAAGAGTTACTTATTGAACCAGGGGCagtaatcattttaaataataatataggatcTGTCAAATCAACCGGGGCCAGTAGCGTTAACATAGCCATTGTATTAAGACTGTGTCTTAAGAACTAGAAGGACCACCTAGCAGTTAGACCGATATATGTTTTTGTAAATGACTTAAAAAGGTTATGAACAGTCTTAAAGACAATAAAAAAAGCTAACAAACTTGGAAAATTAGCCATAGTAGTTTATGGAACCAGCCCCAGATTTAATTTtagatatttaatttttttttaattttatttatttttttatcaaaagaatacttacctttttattttgtttttactcttttattacctttattttctcagcatAAATACAGCCATGGTAGCAGAACAATAGGCAATCAATAAATCAGTATTATGATAGTATCTGCATCTGCTACACACAAGTTTGGACACACTTGCTCAAAACTATAAAACTGAAAGCAGGATTTATGTAAAGACTGAAATGTTGAACAAATCAaaacaatattatattttagaCTGTCCGAGGCTTCCACACTTTGCCGAGATTATatcttaaaataaaaagataTAACTTTTAAAGTTTGGGCTCAATAatattttatacttttattcagagattaatacttttatttagatGCATTAGGATAAAAAAGTCACATTAAAAACAGTTATagtgtataaaatatataatgtatataccTTTTTATTAAAGATGATTTAAAATTGTTCAGTCaagtgtgtccaaacttttgagaGGTAGTGTGTCTATTCATGTTTTCATCTAAGTATATCAACTTTTTCACCTTCAGAGTCCCGATAAGCTTTTGGACAACGACCCTGAGTTTTTTCATCGATTTAGCCTGGTAATTGGCGTCCAGCTTCCAGAAAGGTATTACTACTAAAACATAAATCTGATTCTGAATatattgtttctttttttttttcacaggcttcttttaaatgtattgcCAAAACAGTTGTGTGAAATAATAGTCATGTGATTAAATGTGGTGGGTTGTAGATGCTGTTTTTTCAGATCATcttatattaacattatttttatttatttatttatttcttctttGACAGCACAAGTTTGAGGCTGGCCTCTGTGTTATGGGACGCTCCTGTGCCGTTCCTTGTATGTAGAACATATGGACTAATTGGCTACATGAGGCTGATTGTGAAGGAACACACAGGTAATAATCATAGTTtccaaaataaagcaaaatatgtttttgagagattaatttatttacaattcaacCGGATGGTCCAACAACTCGCTAGATTACTAGTGAGTTTATATCCTTTATAAAATACTATAactatatttttcaatatttagTGAGTTTTTATCCTTCATAAAAGACTATAACTATATTTGGTGGACATGGGCCTCAACCAGTCTATTTATACATAAAGACTGACTAgactttttaaaagtaaaattacacaTCCCTAACATTTACATACATGAATCATTATGTTAAAAGGGTCTGTCTGTTTCTCTCACTGTAGTGGTCGAATCTCATCCAGATAATGCCTTAGAGGACCTGAGACTAGACCAGCCGTTCACAGAGCTCAAACACCACGTAGAGTCCTATGACTTGGACAACATGGAGAAAAAGGTCAGATTAAAGATGATACCAGAACATGTCTTTTTATTGTGTTGGACTAACTTTAAGGCGTGCATGTACTTTAAAGGGgaagttcacacaaaaatgaaaatttgatgtttatctgcttacccccagtgcatccaacatgtacaATGTAACATGATTCTGACAATCAACACAAATGAGGATTTtgaactccaactgttgctgtgAGCCAGTCATAATGATGTGAataggtaacaattctatgagagcaacaaaaaagcatgcttagacaacatgcacaaagagccctgtggctcatgacaaaccattgatatcttaagacacaaaacgatcagcttgtgtgagaaatcgagccgtatttatatcattttttacctcaaatacaaccttATATCCAACAGACTGGAACGTACTTTACTTCCGGTAAAAAAGGTCAATATGCACGCTCTTGTGTCATGTGCGTGTGCAGACATCACTTTGGGTATACACAATCTGGCGATCTTGACCTtccttaccggaagtgaagggctttccaggctgttggatatagtgttctacttgaggtaaaaaattataaaaatacggctcgatttctcaTACAAAGATTGTctaagtatgtttttttttttgccctcatagaattgttaaccatttacatgcattatgactggcacacagcaacggttagagttcaaaatttttatttgtgttctactgaagaaacaaagacacctacatgttggatgcactgcgggtaagcagataaacataaaattatcatttttgggtgaactatccctttaatctttattttgttttaggATCACAGTCATATGCCATGGATTATTGTGGTTGCCAAGTACTTGGAAAAGTGGTATAGTGAGGTATTTTTTGACATGCTCTTAAAAGCTTTCTTACCATGAGACCTCCCAAATGTCAGATTTCtccaaatgttttttctttctttttttctggatCAAGCACAACTCTCAGTTACCGAAGAATTATAAGGAGAAGGAAGCTTTTAGACAACTCATTAGAGAAGGTAATGTAACATGTCatatcagagattttccacgTTGACGTTTCATCATTGTTGAGGGTTTTCCTTCATTTCTGTTTTCTCAGGGATTCTAAAGAATGAGAAAGGAACACCTGAAGATGAAGAGAACTTTGAGGAGGCGATCAAGAATGTGAACACAGCTCTGAACCCCACCAAGGTGGAGCTCCTCACATCTGAAGAGCTATAGTTATTGTTTTTGTTCCTTACATTTGATAATTATTGAGCTTTGTCCATATGTGATGTAGGTCTCCAGTGCAACGGAGgacatttttaatgctgaacAGTGTGAAAACATTACCTCACAGGTTAGTAGGGATATGCAAAATTACTCCTAAAGCGCCTTTCTCCAACATATGTTTGCTGCATTTCGCTCCTAGTGGTAATCTGAACTTTAAAGGAGGCCGCTGTTACCTTCCACTTAATCGCTgtgaaaaaataatgaataatgaatggatgaatatatttacacaaaataaaattacctTTAATATGACTGAAAAGAAAACATAGTTGGATTTCTAATATaatcattataaaataaatattccgGACATAATTATTCATACCTGCCCACTTTACCGAAATAGTTTTTATAGAATACCGTTTTAGTGCAAAAATATTGGTAATTTTCACCTTGTGCTCATATTTGGATTAGAATACATCACAACGTGTCAGGCAGTTGCATACGGCCAAGCTGCAAaacttcaaatattttaaagCTCAGATCTGAAAATTCTGCATACACATATGGCCATAACACCATGCAGTTTTACTGTTTACTGCACTTTTTTATTCTTCTGCTTATTTACCAATAGCGGCAAATGATTTTAGAGGTCTCTAACTCTATTTCCTTTTAGAGGAAATAACTTACTTCACATAGCTAAATAATAATGGATTTTGGGATAAATGTTCTGTGATTTAAACTTTTTACCTGCTATGTAGGAAATGTAGGTTTTATCACTTGTGCCCCATTCTGTAAATGCATAGTTAATGCttaaaaaaaacgaaccagCATCTTTAATTCGTCTTATCGTAGAGCTCATCCTTCTGGGTGATGGCACATGGGGTGCGGGACTTTGTTCGGAACGAGGGGAACGGAAAACTCCCGGTGCGAGGAACCATCCCGGACATGATCGCTGATTCAGACAAATTCATCAAGTTACAAAACGTGTAggtattcagctttcagatcaCATTGAGTCTGGAAACTTCATTAGTAGTGATGTGTTTGTAAATGCTGTTTGAAGATACTGGTCAGATCATTGCTATATCAG includes these proteins:
- the nae1 gene encoding NEDD8-activating enzyme E1 regulatory subunit encodes the protein MTFIAMDFIGFTRKAAQWLHLLVKQKKSISACIESATVDLKILKQRRAGTIKRHRQRQRTMTDLKTSKEQKYDRQLRLWGDHGQEALENAHVCLINATASGTEILKNLVLPGIGAFTIVDGHKVSGEDVGNNFFLSNNSIGKNRAQAATELLLELNSDVSGNFVEESPDKLLDNDPEFFHRFSLVIGVQLPESTSLRLASVLWDAPVPFLVCRTYGLIGYMRLIVKEHTVVESHPDNALEDLRLDQPFTELKHHVESYDLDNMEKKDHSHMPWIIVVAKYLEKWYSEHNSQLPKNYKEKEAFRQLIREGILKNEKGTPEDEENFEEAIKNVNTALNPTKVSSATEDIFNAEQCENITSQSSSFWVMAHGVRDFVRNEGNGKLPVRGTIPDMIADSDKFIKLQNVYRDKAIKDAAVVSKHVETLLQSVGKPPESISEQEIKLFCKNAAFLRVVHCRSLAEEYSADTFNKDEITSCMDSLDSEMVLYLMLRSVDRFYQQHSRYPGVYNYQVEEDINKLKLCVNGLLQEYGLNVNVKDDYIHEFCRYGAAEPHTVAAFLGGSAAQEAIKIITHQFVPFNNTFLYNAMSQTSATFQL